In a genomic window of Sus scrofa isolate TJ Tabasco breed Duroc chromosome 4, Sscrofa11.1, whole genome shotgun sequence:
- the SLC39A1 gene encoding zinc transporter ZIP1: MGPWGEPELLVWRPEAAASEPPVPVGLEVKLGALVLLLVLTLICSLVPICVLRRTGANPEASASRQKALSLVSCFAGGVFLATCLLDLLPDYLAAIDEALAALHVTLQFPLQEFILAMGFFLVLVMEQITLAYKEQSGPPPREEMRALLGTTNGGPQHWHDGSGVPQAGGALAAPSALRACVLVFSLALHSVFEGLAVGLQRDRARAMELCLALLLHKGILAVSLSLRLLQSHLRAQVVAGCGILFSCMTPLGIGLGAALAESAGPLHQLAQSVLEGMAAGTFLYITFLEILPQELATSEQRILKVILLLAGFALLTGLLFIQV, encoded by the exons ATGGGGCCCTGGGGAGAGCCAGAGCTCCTGGTGTGGCGCCCCGAGGCAGCAGCCTCAGAGCCCCCAGTGCCTGTGGGCCTGGAGGTGAAGTTGGGGGCCCTGGTACTGCTGCTGGTGCTCACTCTCATCTGCAGTCTGGTGCCCATCTGCGTGCTGCGCCGGACTGGCGCTAACCCTGAAGCCTCAG CCTCCCGCCAGAAAGCCCTGAGCCTAGTAAGCTGCTTTGCGGGCGGTGTCTTTCTGGCCACGTGTCTCCTGGACCTGCTGCCTGACTACCTGGCTGCCATAGATGAGGCCCTAGCAGCCCTGCATGTGACG CTCCAGTTCCCTCTACAAGAGTTTATCCTGGCCATGGGTTTCTTCCTGGTCCTGGTGATGGAGCAGATCACTCTGGCTTACAAGGAGCAGTCGGGGCCACCACCTCGAGAGGAGATGAGGGCTCTGCTGGGAACAACGAATGGTGGGCCGCAGCACTGGCATGATGGATCAGGGGTCCCACAGGCAGGTGGAGCCCTGGCAGCCCCCTCAGCCCTGCGGGCCTGTGTACTGGTCTTCTCCCTGGCCCTGCATTCCGTGTTCGAGGGGCTGGCGGTGGGGCTGCAGCGAGACCGGGCTCGGGCCATGGAGTTGTGCCTGGCTTTGCTTCTCCACAAGGGTATCCTGGCAGTCAGCTTGTCCCTGAGGCTGCTGCAGAGCCACCTGCGAGCACAAGTGGTGGCTGGCTGTGGAATCCTCTTCTCATGCATGACACCTCTGGGCATTGGGCTGGGAGCAGCTCTGGCAGAGTCAGCAGGGCCTCTGCACCAGCTGGCCCAGTCTGTGCTGGAGGGCATGGCGGCTGGCACCTTTCTCTATATCACCTTCCTGGAAATCCTGCCCCAGGAGCTGGCCACTTCTGAGCAGAGAATCCTCAAGGTCATTCTGCTCCTAGCAGGCTTTGCTCTGCTCACTGGCCTGCTCTTCATCCAAGTCTAG
- the CRTC2 gene encoding CREB-regulated transcription coactivator 2 isoform X1, which translates to MATSGANGPGSATASASNPRKFSEKIALQKQRQAEETAAFEEVMMDIGSTRLQAQKLRLAYTRSSHYGGSLPNVNQIGCGLAEFQSPLHSPLDSSRSTRHHGLVERVQRDPRRMVSPLRRYPRHIDSSPYSPAYLSPPPESSWRRTMPWGNFPAEKGQLFRLPSALNRTSSDSALHTSVMNPSPQDTYPGPPPPSVLPSRRGGFLDGEMDSKVPAIEENLLDDKHLLKPWDAKKLSSSSSRPRSCEVPGINIFPSPDQPATVPVLPPAMNTGGSLPDLTNLHFPPPLPTPLDPEETAYPSLSGGNSTSNLTHTMTHLGISGGLGLGPGYEAPGLHSPLSHPSLQSSLSNPNLQASLSSPQPQLQGSHSHPSLPASSLARHTLPTASLGHPSLSAPALSSSSSSSSASSPVLGAPPYPASTPGASPRHRRVPLSPLSLPAGPADARRSQQQLPKQFSPTMSPTLSSITQGVPLDTSKLPTDQRLPPYPYSPPSLVLPTQPPTPKPLQQPGLPSQACSVQPSGGQPPGRQLHYGMLYPPGSSGHGQQSYHRPMGDFSLGNLEPFSMDNPSTSLALDASGFSEGPGFLGGEGPVSGPQEPHTLNHQNLTHCSRHGSGPNIILTGESSPGFSKEIAAALAGVPGFEVSTAGLELGLGLEEELRMEPLGLEGLNMLSDPCALLPDPAVEDSFRSDRLQ; encoded by the exons ATGGCGACGTCGGGGGCGAACGGGCCCGGCTCGGCCACGGCCTCAGCTTCCAATCCGCGCAAGTTTAGTGAGAAGATCGCGCTGCAGAAGCAGCGTCAGGCCGAGGAGACGGCGGCCTTCGAGGAGGTGATGATGGACATCGGATCCACCCGG TTACAGGCCCAAAAACTGCGGCTGGCGTACACACGGAGCTCTCACTACGGCGGCTCTCTGCCCAACGTGAACCAGATCGGCTGTGGCCTGGCTGAGTTCCAG AGCCCCCTCCACTCGCCTTTGGATTCATCTCGGAGCACTCGGCACCACGGGCTGGTAGAACGGGTACAGCGAGATCCCCGAAGGATGGTGTCCCCGCTTCGCCGCTACCCCCGCCAC ATCGACAGCTCTCCCTATAGTCCCGCCTACTTATCGCCGCCCCCAGAGTCCAGTTGGCGCAG GACAATGCCCTGGGGCAATTTCCCTGCAGAGAAGGGGCAGTTGTTTCGACTACCATCTGCGCTAAACAG GACCAGCTCTGACTCCGCCCTTCACACAAGCGTGATGAACCCCAGCCCGCAGGACACTTATCCAGGCCCTCCACCTCCCAGCGTCCTGCCCAGCCGCCGTGGAG GTTTCCTAGACGGCGAAATGGACTCCAAAG TACCCGCTATTGAGGAGAACTTGCTAGATGACAAGCATTTGCTGAAACCCTGGGATGCTAAGAAG ctgtcctcctcctcctcccgacCTCGGTCCTGTGAAGTCCCTGGAATTAA catCTTTCCATCTCCTGACCAGCCTGCCACTGTGCCTGTCCTCCCACCTGCCATGAACACGGGAGGCTCCCTACCTGACCTCACCAACCTGCACTTCCCCCCACCGCTGCCCACCCCCCTGGACCCAGAGGAGACTGCCTACCCCAGCCTGAGCGGGGGCAAcagtacctccaatttgacccacaCCATGACCCACCTGGGCATCAGCGGGGGCCTGGGCCTAGGCCCGGGCTACGAGGCGCCAG GACTTCATTCACCTCTCAGCCACCCATCCTTGCAGTCCTCCCTAAGCAATCCCAACCTCCAGGCTTCCCTGAGCAGCCCGCAGCCCCAGCTCCAGGGCTCCCACAGTCACCCCTCACTGCCTGCCTCCTCCTTAGCCCGCCACACACTGCCCACCGCCTCCCTGGGTCACCCCTCGCTCAGCGCCCcggccctctcctcctcctcttcctcctcttccgcTTCATCTCCGGTGCTGGGTGCCCCTCCTTACCCAGCTTCTACCCCCGGGgcctccccccgccaccgccgTGTGCCCCTCAGCCCCCTGAGTTTGCCCGCGGGCCCAGCCGACGCCAGAAGGTCCCAACAGCAACTGCCCAAACAGTTTTCGCCAACAATGTCACCCACCCTGTCTTCCATCACTCAG GGCGTCCCCCTGGACACCAGTAAGCTGCCCACTGACCAGCGGCTGCCTCCATACCCATACAGCCCCCCGAGTTTGGTTCTGCCCACCCAGCCTCCCACCCCAAAGCCTCTACAGCAGCCAGGGCTGCCATCTCAAGCCTGCTCAGTGCAGCCCTCGGGTGGGCAGCCCCCGGGCAGGCAGCTGCACTATGGCATGCTGTACCCACCCGGCTCCAGTGGGCATGGGCAGCAGTCTTACCACCGGCCAATGGGTGACTTCAGCCTGGGGAAC CTGGAGCCGTTCAGCATGGACAACCCATCCACCAGCCTGGCGCTGGATGCCTCTGGCTTTTCCGAAGGGCCTGGATTTTTAGGGGGTGAGGGGCCAGTGAGTggcccccaggagccccacacCCTCAACCACCAgaacttaacccactgttcccgccatggctcagggCCCAACATCATCCTCACGG GAGAATCCTCCCCAGGTTTCTCTAAGGAGATTGCGGCAGCCTTGGCTGGAGTGCCTGGCTTCGAGGTGTCCACggctgggctggagctgggcctggggctggaggaggagctgcGCATGGAGCCACTGGGCCTGGAGGGGCTCAACATGCTGAGCGACCCCTGTGCCCTGCTGCCCGACCCTGCTGTGGAGGACTCGTTCCGCAGTGACCGGCTGCAGTGA
- the CRTC2 gene encoding CREB-regulated transcription coactivator 2 isoform X2, producing MVSPLRRYPRHIDSSPYSPAYLSPPPESSWRRTMPWGNFPAEKGQLFRLPSALNRTSSDSALHTSVMNPSPQDTYPGPPPPSVLPSRRGGFLDGEMDSKVPAIEENLLDDKHLLKPWDAKKLSSSSSRPRSCEVPGINIFPSPDQPATVPVLPPAMNTGGSLPDLTNLHFPPPLPTPLDPEETAYPSLSGGNSTSNLTHTMTHLGISGGLGLGPGYEAPGLHSPLSHPSLQSSLSNPNLQASLSSPQPQLQGSHSHPSLPASSLARHTLPTASLGHPSLSAPALSSSSSSSSASSPVLGAPPYPASTPGASPRHRRVPLSPLSLPAGPADARRSQQQLPKQFSPTMSPTLSSITQGVPLDTSKLPTDQRLPPYPYSPPSLVLPTQPPTPKPLQQPGLPSQACSVQPSGGQPPGRQLHYGMLYPPGSSGHGQQSYHRPMGDFSLGNLEPFSMDNPSTSLALDASGFSEGPGFLGGEGPVSGPQEPHTLNHQNLTHCSRHGSGPNIILTGESSPGFSKEIAAALAGVPGFEVSTAGLELGLGLEEELRMEPLGLEGLNMLSDPCALLPDPAVEDSFRSDRLQ from the exons ATGGTGTCCCCGCTTCGCCGCTACCCCCGCCAC ATCGACAGCTCTCCCTATAGTCCCGCCTACTTATCGCCGCCCCCAGAGTCCAGTTGGCGCAG GACAATGCCCTGGGGCAATTTCCCTGCAGAGAAGGGGCAGTTGTTTCGACTACCATCTGCGCTAAACAG GACCAGCTCTGACTCCGCCCTTCACACAAGCGTGATGAACCCCAGCCCGCAGGACACTTATCCAGGCCCTCCACCTCCCAGCGTCCTGCCCAGCCGCCGTGGAG GTTTCCTAGACGGCGAAATGGACTCCAAAG TACCCGCTATTGAGGAGAACTTGCTAGATGACAAGCATTTGCTGAAACCCTGGGATGCTAAGAAG ctgtcctcctcctcctcccgacCTCGGTCCTGTGAAGTCCCTGGAATTAA catCTTTCCATCTCCTGACCAGCCTGCCACTGTGCCTGTCCTCCCACCTGCCATGAACACGGGAGGCTCCCTACCTGACCTCACCAACCTGCACTTCCCCCCACCGCTGCCCACCCCCCTGGACCCAGAGGAGACTGCCTACCCCAGCCTGAGCGGGGGCAAcagtacctccaatttgacccacaCCATGACCCACCTGGGCATCAGCGGGGGCCTGGGCCTAGGCCCGGGCTACGAGGCGCCAG GACTTCATTCACCTCTCAGCCACCCATCCTTGCAGTCCTCCCTAAGCAATCCCAACCTCCAGGCTTCCCTGAGCAGCCCGCAGCCCCAGCTCCAGGGCTCCCACAGTCACCCCTCACTGCCTGCCTCCTCCTTAGCCCGCCACACACTGCCCACCGCCTCCCTGGGTCACCCCTCGCTCAGCGCCCcggccctctcctcctcctcttcctcctcttccgcTTCATCTCCGGTGCTGGGTGCCCCTCCTTACCCAGCTTCTACCCCCGGGgcctccccccgccaccgccgTGTGCCCCTCAGCCCCCTGAGTTTGCCCGCGGGCCCAGCCGACGCCAGAAGGTCCCAACAGCAACTGCCCAAACAGTTTTCGCCAACAATGTCACCCACCCTGTCTTCCATCACTCAG GGCGTCCCCCTGGACACCAGTAAGCTGCCCACTGACCAGCGGCTGCCTCCATACCCATACAGCCCCCCGAGTTTGGTTCTGCCCACCCAGCCTCCCACCCCAAAGCCTCTACAGCAGCCAGGGCTGCCATCTCAAGCCTGCTCAGTGCAGCCCTCGGGTGGGCAGCCCCCGGGCAGGCAGCTGCACTATGGCATGCTGTACCCACCCGGCTCCAGTGGGCATGGGCAGCAGTCTTACCACCGGCCAATGGGTGACTTCAGCCTGGGGAAC CTGGAGCCGTTCAGCATGGACAACCCATCCACCAGCCTGGCGCTGGATGCCTCTGGCTTTTCCGAAGGGCCTGGATTTTTAGGGGGTGAGGGGCCAGTGAGTggcccccaggagccccacacCCTCAACCACCAgaacttaacccactgttcccgccatggctcagggCCCAACATCATCCTCACGG GAGAATCCTCCCCAGGTTTCTCTAAGGAGATTGCGGCAGCCTTGGCTGGAGTGCCTGGCTTCGAGGTGTCCACggctgggctggagctgggcctggggctggaggaggagctgcGCATGGAGCCACTGGGCCTGGAGGGGCTCAACATGCTGAGCGACCCCTGTGCCCTGCTGCCCGACCCTGCTGTGGAGGACTCGTTCCGCAGTGACCGGCTGCAGTGA
- the CRTC2 gene encoding CREB-regulated transcription coactivator 2 isoform X3 — protein MCLLLRGINIPPPPIHVLSSPSQRPHSPGSPRPCPDIRLYLSGPTSSPSIRCPYCCPLWSRRKAFLCVFFFFFFFLAFRAAPAAYGGSQAWGGIRVAAAGLHHSHSNPGSGPRLQPTPQLMATPDLSPTGRGQGSWILVGFVTAEPRWELQNRCSLLETPHLLTPLFLSPLVSLPSIPSSLFPLTGAPHIDSSPYSPAYLSPPPESSWRRTMPWGNFPAEKGQLFRLPSALNRTSSDSALHTSVMNPSPQDTYPGPPPPSVLPSRRGGFLDGEMDSKVPAIEENLLDDKHLLKPWDAKKLSSSSSRPRSCEVPGINIFPSPDQPATVPVLPPAMNTGGSLPDLTNLHFPPPLPTPLDPEETAYPSLSGGNSTSNLTHTMTHLGISGGLGLGPGYEAPGLHSPLSHPSLQSSLSNPNLQASLSSPQPQLQGSHSHPSLPASSLARHTLPTASLGHPSLSAPALSSSSSSSSASSPVLGAPPYPASTPGASPRHRRVPLSPLSLPAGPADARRSQQQLPKQFSPTMSPTLSSITQGVPLDTSKLPTDQRLPPYPYSPPSLVLPTQPPTPKPLQQPGLPSQACSVQPSGGQPPGRQLHYGMLYPPGSSGHGQQSYHRPMGDFSLGNLEPFSMDNPSTSLALDASGFSEGPGFLGGEGPVSGPQEPHTLNHQNLTHCSRHGSGPNIILTGESSPGFSKEIAAALAGVPGFEVSTAGLELGLGLEEELRMEPLGLEGLNMLSDPCALLPDPAVEDSFRSDRLQ, from the exons ATGTGTCTCCTGCTAAGGGGGATTaacatccctcctcctcccattcaTGTTCTTAGCTCTCCATCTCAGAGACCTCACAGCCCTggctcccccaggccctgcccagatATTCGCCTGTACCTTTCCGGTCCCACGAGTTCCCCTTCTATTCGTTGCCCCTATTGTTGTCCCTTGTGGAGCAGGAGAAAGGcgtttctttgtgtctttttttttttttttttttttttggcttttagggccgcacctgcagcatatggaggttcccaggcttggggtggaatcagagttgcagctgctggcctacaccacagccacagcaacccggggtctgggccacgtctgcaacctacaccgcagctcatggcaacgccagatctttcacccactgggcgaggccagggatcgtggatactcgttgggttcgtaaccgctgagccacgatgggaactccaaaacaggtGTTCGCTTCTTGAAACACCTCATCTGTTAACTCCAttgtttctctctcctctggtCTCTCTCCCAtccatcccctcctcccttttTCCCTTGACTGGTGCTCCTCACATCGACAGCTCTCCCTATAGTCCCGCCTACTTATCGCCGCCCCCAGAGTCCAGTTGGCGCAG GACAATGCCCTGGGGCAATTTCCCTGCAGAGAAGGGGCAGTTGTTTCGACTACCATCTGCGCTAAACAG GACCAGCTCTGACTCCGCCCTTCACACAAGCGTGATGAACCCCAGCCCGCAGGACACTTATCCAGGCCCTCCACCTCCCAGCGTCCTGCCCAGCCGCCGTGGAG GTTTCCTAGACGGCGAAATGGACTCCAAAG TACCCGCTATTGAGGAGAACTTGCTAGATGACAAGCATTTGCTGAAACCCTGGGATGCTAAGAAG ctgtcctcctcctcctcccgacCTCGGTCCTGTGAAGTCCCTGGAATTAA catCTTTCCATCTCCTGACCAGCCTGCCACTGTGCCTGTCCTCCCACCTGCCATGAACACGGGAGGCTCCCTACCTGACCTCACCAACCTGCACTTCCCCCCACCGCTGCCCACCCCCCTGGACCCAGAGGAGACTGCCTACCCCAGCCTGAGCGGGGGCAAcagtacctccaatttgacccacaCCATGACCCACCTGGGCATCAGCGGGGGCCTGGGCCTAGGCCCGGGCTACGAGGCGCCAG GACTTCATTCACCTCTCAGCCACCCATCCTTGCAGTCCTCCCTAAGCAATCCCAACCTCCAGGCTTCCCTGAGCAGCCCGCAGCCCCAGCTCCAGGGCTCCCACAGTCACCCCTCACTGCCTGCCTCCTCCTTAGCCCGCCACACACTGCCCACCGCCTCCCTGGGTCACCCCTCGCTCAGCGCCCcggccctctcctcctcctcttcctcctcttccgcTTCATCTCCGGTGCTGGGTGCCCCTCCTTACCCAGCTTCTACCCCCGGGgcctccccccgccaccgccgTGTGCCCCTCAGCCCCCTGAGTTTGCCCGCGGGCCCAGCCGACGCCAGAAGGTCCCAACAGCAACTGCCCAAACAGTTTTCGCCAACAATGTCACCCACCCTGTCTTCCATCACTCAG GGCGTCCCCCTGGACACCAGTAAGCTGCCCACTGACCAGCGGCTGCCTCCATACCCATACAGCCCCCCGAGTTTGGTTCTGCCCACCCAGCCTCCCACCCCAAAGCCTCTACAGCAGCCAGGGCTGCCATCTCAAGCCTGCTCAGTGCAGCCCTCGGGTGGGCAGCCCCCGGGCAGGCAGCTGCACTATGGCATGCTGTACCCACCCGGCTCCAGTGGGCATGGGCAGCAGTCTTACCACCGGCCAATGGGTGACTTCAGCCTGGGGAAC CTGGAGCCGTTCAGCATGGACAACCCATCCACCAGCCTGGCGCTGGATGCCTCTGGCTTTTCCGAAGGGCCTGGATTTTTAGGGGGTGAGGGGCCAGTGAGTggcccccaggagccccacacCCTCAACCACCAgaacttaacccactgttcccgccatggctcagggCCCAACATCATCCTCACGG GAGAATCCTCCCCAGGTTTCTCTAAGGAGATTGCGGCAGCCTTGGCTGGAGTGCCTGGCTTCGAGGTGTCCACggctgggctggagctgggcctggggctggaggaggagctgcGCATGGAGCCACTGGGCCTGGAGGGGCTCAACATGCTGAGCGACCCCTGTGCCCTGCTGCCCGACCCTGCTGTGGAGGACTCGTTCCGCAGTGACCGGCTGCAGTGA